Genomic DNA from Thiohalobacter sp.:
TGCCGACAGTCGCGACCAGGCCACGGACGAACGACTGGATGATCTCGAGGGGCCGTTCAAGCTGTTCCGCTGTCACACCATCATGAACTGCGTGGAGGTCTGCCCCAAGGGTCTGAATCCGACCCGGGCGATCGGGCACATCAAGGAGCTGATGCTCAAGCGTTCCCTGTGACCGGCATGGCATCCACCACAGCGAACCGCCATGGTCGCCTGTACTGGCAGTGTCGGCGCGGCATGCGCGAACTCGACCTGCTGCTGGGCGCCTACCTGGAAAGGCGTTATGATCAGGCACCGGCTGCCGAACGGCA
This window encodes:
- a CDS encoding FAD assembly factor SdhE produces the protein MASTTANRHGRLYWQCRRGMRELDLLLGAYLERRYDQAPAAERQAFERLLSYPDQVLFEVLLGRQTLSEKELADVIERIRAPADP